In a genomic window of Candidatus Zixiibacteriota bacterium:
- a CDS encoding DUF1028 domain-containing protein: protein MINGAQKIKTTVIYILCALFLAIIFNGLILAEESRNAIELPQSVSTFSIVACDPATGEIGVAVASKFFAVGSVVPWAKANIGAVATQSYANTSFGYKGLELLGLGFTPNQTMEILLKDDDNPTQRQVGIVSPDGKSATYTGENCLFWAGGRNGLNYAVQGNILTGEDVVLDMEKAFLETAGTLASRMYAALVAGNEAGGDSRGKQSAAMYIAKEGAGYGGYIDNAIDIRVDDHPEPFKELGRLLQMAEMNYDWNVAWTAFSEKRFDDALPPMERAAKYDPAYAEVFYDLAVIRLAAGDTEGALKALKTALEQNPKLKKQMVVDGDLDALRDNLDFKNLIAP, encoded by the coding sequence ATGATAAATGGAGCTCAAAAAATCAAAACAACAGTAATATATATTTTATGCGCCTTGTTTTTGGCAATCATATTCAATGGTCTTATTCTGGCCGAAGAGAGCAGGAACGCGATAGAATTGCCTCAATCGGTTTCAACTTTTTCCATAGTCGCCTGTGATCCCGCCACCGGCGAAATCGGCGTCGCCGTGGCATCTAAATTCTTTGCTGTCGGCAGCGTCGTACCCTGGGCCAAAGCCAACATCGGAGCGGTCGCCACGCAATCTTACGCTAACACCTCGTTCGGATACAAAGGACTGGAATTGCTGGGATTGGGGTTCACTCCGAATCAGACCATGGAAATCCTGCTTAAAGATGATGATAATCCGACCCAGCGTCAGGTCGGAATCGTATCCCCCGATGGCAAATCAGCTACCTACACCGGGGAAAATTGTCTTTTCTGGGCTGGGGGAAGAAATGGCCTTAACTATGCCGTTCAGGGCAACATTCTTACCGGCGAGGATGTCGTTTTGGACATGGAAAAAGCATTTTTGGAAACCGCAGGAACCCTGGCCTCCCGCATGTATGCCGCATTGGTTGCCGGTAATGAAGCCGGCGGGGATTCCCGGGGCAAACAATCGGCGGCGATGTACATCGCCAAAGAAGGCGCCGGGTACGGCGGATATATTGACAACGCCATTGACATCAGGGTTGACGATCATCCGGAACCGTTTAAAGAATTGGGGCGCCTCCTGCAAATGGCGGAAATGAATTATGACTGGAATGTCGCCTGGACCGCGTTTTCAGAAAAGAGATTTGACGATGCCCTCCCCCCGATGGAAAGAGCCGCAAAATATGATCCGGCCTATGCCGAAGTATTTTATGATTTGGCCGTTATTCGACTTGCCGCAGGAGATACCGAAGGGGCCTTGAAGGCTTTGAAGACCGCGCTGGAGCAAAATCCCAAATTGAAAAAGCAGATGGTCGTGGACGGCGATCTTGACGCGCTAAGAGACAACCTGGATTTCAAAAACCTGATCGCTCCCTGA
- a CDS encoding NAD(P)/FAD-dependent oxidoreductase, whose translation MDRRKIIIIGAGASGLLAAGTAASSGADVVVLEKMHRPGRKLRITGKGRCNLTNIADIPDFISHFGKNGKFLRQAFARFFSYDLIKLLTELNVVVQTERGGRVFPAGNDARQVVDALTEWVKSKGAVIKKKYPINEIIIKGHRAIGVSGKTDMLADAIIVATGGKSYPATGSTGDGYDFAASAGHTIVPLRPALVPIETKGNTAARLQGLSLKNISVSVYIDGRKKYSKFGEMIFTHYGVSGPIILSLSKYIVDALRDKKEIEISIDLKPALDEKKLDNRLLRDIKQGSKKHFQNMLKGLLPQKLISPFCELTNIDSDKTIQQITVEERKRLRTLLKDFRLKVSGHKSYDEAIVTAGGIALKEINPLTMKSRIISNLYFCGEILDLDGETGGYNLQAAFSTGYLAGISAASLATEK comes from the coding sequence ATGGATCGTCGAAAAATTATTATTATCGGTGCCGGGGCATCGGGTCTATTGGCCGCTGGAACCGCGGCCTCGTCTGGCGCGGATGTTGTCGTGCTGGAAAAAATGCATCGCCCGGGGCGTAAGCTTCGCATTACCGGTAAAGGCCGATGCAACCTGACCAATATCGCCGATATACCTGATTTCATTTCACATTTTGGAAAAAACGGGAAATTTCTGCGTCAGGCTTTCGCCCGTTTTTTTTCTTATGATCTGATAAAACTCCTGACCGAATTAAACGTTGTCGTTCAAACCGAAAGAGGTGGCCGAGTCTTCCCCGCCGGAAATGACGCCCGACAAGTTGTTGACGCCCTGACCGAATGGGTAAAATCTAAAGGCGCCGTAATAAAAAAGAAATATCCCATAAACGAAATTATTATTAAGGGCCATCGTGCCATTGGTGTTTCCGGTAAGACAGATATGCTTGCCGACGCTATAATAGTGGCCACCGGCGGCAAATCTTATCCGGCAACAGGCTCTACCGGCGATGGGTATGACTTCGCCGCGTCGGCCGGACATACAATCGTTCCGCTTCGTCCCGCTCTCGTGCCTATCGAAACTAAAGGCAATACGGCCGCGCGTTTGCAGGGCCTGAGTTTAAAAAACATATCCGTTTCGGTTTATATTGACGGCCGAAAAAAATATTCAAAATTCGGAGAAATGATTTTTACGCATTACGGCGTGTCCGGCCCGATAATTCTATCATTGAGTAAATATATTGTTGATGCTCTGCGGGATAAAAAAGAGATTGAAATATCAATCGACCTTAAGCCGGCTCTTGATGAAAAGAAATTAGACAATCGTCTATTACGTGATATTAAGCAAGGCAGTAAAAAACACTTCCAGAATATGCTTAAGGGGTTACTGCCTCAAAAACTCATCTCCCCATTTTGTGAATTGACAAATATCGATTCCGATAAGACAATTCAACAAATAACGGTCGAAGAGAGAAAACGATTAAGAACACTTCTGAAAGATTTTCGCCTCAAGGTTTCCGGTCACAAATCCTACGATGAAGCGATTGTAACAGCTGGTGGAATTGCTCTCAAAGAAATTAATCCGCTAACAATGAAATCGCGAATAATAAGTAATTTGTATTTTTGCGGTGAGATTCTCGATCTTGACGGAGAAACCGGCGGCTATAATTTGCAGGCCGCCTTCTCCACCGGATATTTGGCAGGTATATCAGCTGCATCTTTAGCGACTGAAAAATAA
- a CDS encoding M14 family metallopeptidase, translated as MISKLLRILLICGAVSLLASAGIAGKVDLSFDHYNDAAGIYDALKQLNKAYPDFTELRSIGKSEEGRDIWLFTINNSKTGNDLEKPAVYVDGAIHGNEIQATEVCLYLAWYLLDSYGSNEVITELVDSRVFYIVPIVNVDNRERLMSQHKNYGIGRSAIVPYDDDRDGLADEDDYDDLDGDGEILRMRIRDPQGNWKTHPDDPRVMVRIKPGEKGEWRRLGREGIDNDGDGRINEDTPGYLDMNRNYGFKWQPPYVQGGAGDFPMSAKPNEAITNFILTRPNICFDFAFHNSGGMWVRGPGSKLAGMYSPRDVAVYDYLGGEGEKIVPGYRYIIGSVDMYTTHGDFDEFMYSGFGIFGFVGELYMGGEQMTYRPIEVQKETPDYWGSTYETNRDREKLLFSDRVYQGNLFKEWKKFDHPQFGEIEIGGWRTYASRITPPFQLLEQAHRNAAMVIFTAQNTPEISLELIDVKDLGDGLKRVRVAVNNAKAIPTLSNKAMRSNLARKDIFKIEGRGVEIVAGGFVSDLLYDRVNYVDHRPWILFSNVPSFGTRNIEWIVKGNGKITVTFDAVKARNQTLNIDL; from the coding sequence ATGATTTCGAAATTATTGAGGATATTACTTATATGCGGCGCTGTTTCTCTCTTGGCCTCCGCGGGAATAGCCGGAAAGGTCGATTTATCTTTTGATCATTATAATGACGCGGCAGGGATTTATGATGCCCTAAAGCAGCTAAATAAGGCCTACCCTGATTTTACCGAGCTGCGCTCGATAGGCAAAAGTGAAGAAGGGCGCGATATATGGCTGTTTACAATTAACAATTCCAAAACCGGTAATGATCTGGAAAAACCGGCCGTGTATGTTGACGGCGCTATTCACGGGAATGAAATACAGGCTACAGAAGTATGCTTATACCTCGCCTGGTATCTACTTGATTCTTACGGTTCTAATGAAGTCATCACGGAACTGGTCGACTCCAGAGTCTTTTATATCGTTCCCATTGTCAATGTGGATAATCGCGAACGGCTGATGTCTCAACATAAGAATTATGGTATTGGCCGAAGCGCTATCGTACCCTACGACGATGATCGCGATGGGCTGGCGGATGAGGATGATTATGACGATCTCGACGGTGACGGTGAAATTCTCCGGATGCGGATTCGCGATCCCCAGGGGAATTGGAAAACACATCCCGATGATCCCCGAGTTATGGTGCGTATTAAGCCCGGGGAAAAGGGCGAATGGCGCCGGCTTGGCCGGGAAGGAATCGATAATGATGGCGATGGACGCATCAATGAGGACACGCCCGGATATCTTGATATGAATCGCAATTATGGCTTCAAATGGCAGCCGCCGTATGTTCAGGGCGGCGCCGGTGATTTTCCCATGTCGGCCAAACCAAATGAAGCTATCACAAATTTTATTTTGACCAGACCAAATATCTGTTTTGACTTTGCCTTTCATAACTCCGGCGGGATGTGGGTACGCGGTCCCGGTTCCAAACTGGCGGGGATGTATTCGCCGCGCGACGTTGCCGTTTATGATTATCTGGGAGGAGAAGGCGAGAAAATTGTTCCCGGGTATCGTTATATCATAGGTAGTGTGGATATGTATACAACCCATGGTGATTTTGATGAATTTATGTATTCGGGATTTGGTATCTTTGGTTTTGTGGGCGAACTTTATATGGGCGGCGAACAAATGACATATCGCCCAATTGAAGTGCAAAAAGAAACTCCGGATTACTGGGGTAGTACTTACGAGACGAATCGGGATCGGGAGAAATTACTTTTCAGCGACCGGGTTTATCAGGGGAATTTATTTAAGGAATGGAAGAAATTCGATCATCCGCAATTTGGTGAAATTGAAATCGGTGGTTGGAGAACTTATGCCAGTCGTATCACGCCGCCTTTTCAATTATTGGAACAGGCGCATAGAAATGCGGCTATGGTTATTTTCACGGCTCAGAATACACCTGAAATTTCGCTTGAATTGATTGACGTTAAGGATTTAGGTGATGGCTTGAAGCGTGTGCGAGTGGCCGTCAATAATGCCAAGGCCATTCCGACTTTGTCGAATAAGGCAATGAGAAGCAATCTGGCTCGCAAGGATATTTTCAAGATAGAGGGTCGGGGTGTTGAAATCGTAGCCGGCGGATTCGTTTCCGACTTACTTTACGATCGAGTCAATTATGTCGATCATCGTCCCTGGATACTGTTTTCCAATGTTCCGTCGTTTGGCACTCGGAATATTGAATGGATTGTCAAGGGCAACGGGAAAATTACGGTGACATTTGACGCCGTAAAGGCCAGGAATCAAACTCTGAATATTGATTTGTAA
- a CDS encoding M14 family zinc carboxypeptidase yields MRQLKFMSVIAMFCLCLPGSILSAAEEYAYRAPEAVSAELQKIARDNKDVAELHNLAVTPGGRDFLLLELNADKKTKPAILVVANMEANYPIATEAAVKLSELLVGDWKEELNAHAWYIVAMGNPDGYASFFDNPRYTNFQNAKPFNDDKDDATNEDGPEDLNGDGFITKMRQKHPEGRWIPVSSNPLFMKKAKGEKGEIGMYRLFPEGLDNDKDGKINEDGPGGVNPGHNFPHKFQHYTKTDGFFAASEAETRAILRFAFDHPEIAMVIVLGRSNTLHAVPVSSNRTEAAGGKHKLPGWMARRVGVDPEQKYEMAEIVEMAKSAFGDDDMTEDDVVRFLGLGAAVNPNKNDIPYWKEITKKYEDFLKEAELDAKSLDKPKFSNGSVEEWAYYQYGVPTFCMDFWTLLKPEKKKDEADSGAITPDDIEEMSNEEFIELGEEKISEILEKAGAPDQYSAERIIKGLESGRMDTKRMAKMLSRMKKDDDDDDGGSDTEEALYALNPDAFVAWTEYDHPTLGKVEIGGMIPYSTVLPPADKVDELIARQLPFLRKLASMTPSIKIEKVDIEKLSSEVWKVEAWVVNNGFLPYPTYQGKRCGRPIPVVVTINNKDIELLQGKARTGLDIMAGSGGYEKVRWVIKAPGGKSIALKASGPSLGEDSRSITLKGGAQ; encoded by the coding sequence ATGAGGCAATTAAAGTTTATGAGCGTAATTGCGATGTTTTGCCTTTGTCTCCCTGGAAGTATTTTGTCGGCGGCTGAAGAGTACGCATATCGTGCCCCGGAGGCTGTCAGTGCTGAACTTCAGAAAATCGCCAGGGATAATAAGGATGTGGCTGAATTGCACAATCTGGCCGTGACACCAGGGGGCCGAGATTTTCTATTATTGGAATTAAATGCGGACAAGAAAACAAAACCGGCAATTTTGGTAGTCGCGAATATGGAAGCGAATTATCCGATCGCAACCGAGGCGGCCGTCAAATTGAGCGAGTTACTGGTTGGGGATTGGAAAGAAGAACTAAACGCTCATGCCTGGTATATAGTGGCAATGGGTAATCCCGACGGTTATGCCAGTTTCTTTGACAATCCTCGTTATACCAATTTCCAGAATGCCAAACCATTTAACGATGATAAGGATGATGCGACTAACGAGGACGGCCCCGAGGATTTGAATGGTGATGGATTTATTACGAAAATGCGCCAGAAACATCCGGAGGGCAGATGGATTCCGGTTTCGAGCAATCCGCTGTTCATGAAGAAAGCAAAGGGGGAAAAGGGTGAAATCGGCATGTACCGTTTATTTCCTGAAGGTTTGGATAATGACAAAGACGGTAAAATAAATGAGGATGGGCCGGGAGGCGTCAACCCGGGGCATAATTTCCCGCATAAATTCCAACATTATACCAAGACCGACGGTTTTTTCGCAGCCTCCGAAGCCGAGACGCGCGCAATACTGAGATTCGCTTTTGATCATCCTGAAATAGCGATGGTAATTGTCCTGGGTCGAAGCAACACACTTCATGCCGTTCCGGTCAGTTCCAATCGGACTGAAGCTGCCGGAGGGAAGCATAAATTGCCGGGATGGATGGCTCGCCGAGTGGGGGTCGATCCGGAACAAAAATACGAAATGGCTGAAATAGTCGAGATGGCAAAGTCGGCTTTTGGAGATGATGATATGACCGAGGATGATGTCGTGCGGTTTCTTGGTTTGGGAGCGGCGGTTAATCCCAATAAAAACGATATTCCATATTGGAAAGAGATTACTAAGAAGTATGAAGATTTTCTCAAAGAGGCTGAGCTTGACGCCAAGAGTTTGGATAAGCCAAAGTTCTCCAATGGTAGCGTCGAAGAATGGGCTTATTACCAGTATGGGGTGCCGACGTTCTGTATGGATTTCTGGACTTTGCTTAAACCCGAAAAGAAAAAGGATGAGGCCGACAGCGGCGCGATAACTCCCGATGATATCGAAGAGATGTCGAATGAGGAATTTATCGAGTTGGGCGAAGAGAAGATATCGGAAATTCTTGAGAAAGCAGGCGCTCCGGATCAATATTCGGCTGAAAGAATCATCAAGGGATTGGAAAGCGGCCGGATGGATACCAAACGAATGGCTAAAATGCTTAGCCGGATGAAAAAGGATGATGATGATGATGACGGCGGTTCCGATACTGAAGAAGCTCTTTATGCTCTTAATCCAGACGCTTTTGTTGCCTGGACCGAATATGACCATCCGACGCTGGGTAAAGTGGAAATAGGGGGAATGATTCCTTATTCGACCGTTCTACCTCCGGCTGACAAGGTAGATGAGCTTATTGCCAGGCAACTGCCTTTCTTACGAAAATTGGCGTCGATGACACCTTCGATTAAGATTGAAAAGGTGGATATCGAAAAATTGTCATCCGAGGTTTGGAAAGTTGAGGCATGGGTCGTCAATAACGGTTTTTTGCCTTATCCAACCTATCAAGGCAAACGCTGCGGCCGCCCGATTCCGGTGGTGGTTACTATCAATAATAAAGATATTGAATTGCTGCAGGGGAAAGCTCGCACCGGATTGGATATAATGGCCGGTTCTGGCGGTTATGAAAAGGTAAGGTGGGTTATCAAGGCGCCCGGCGGAAAGAGTATTGCATTGAAAGCATCGGGACCCAGCCTCGGCGAAGATTCCCGGTCGATAACCCTGAAAGGAGGCGCCCAATGA
- a CDS encoding ABC transporter ATP-binding protein yields MIKVERVSRSFGELKAVDELSFEVSKGEIFALLGPNGAGKTTTIKMILSMLKPDAGEIIFDGEKISAEDNSYKAKIGYVPESCALYENLTGYEYLEFIGNLHHLPEEEIHQKADRLLEALDLGESSHKLIREYSKGMKQKILIISAMLHDPDVIILDEPFSGLDANAVSIFKEILRHQARQGKALIFCSHILEVVERLVDRILIVKDGKELAAGTPEEIIKQTGHESLDRAFNVLTGIKDIDSRAKDIMNIISNSNDNHAK; encoded by the coding sequence ATGATAAAGGTTGAACGGGTATCGAGATCATTCGGGGAATTGAAAGCGGTCGATGAATTATCTTTTGAAGTTTCAAAAGGTGAGATATTCGCCCTTCTGGGTCCCAACGGAGCCGGGAAAACGACGACGATTAAGATGATTCTGAGCATGCTTAAGCCCGATGCCGGCGAAATTATATTCGACGGCGAAAAGATTTCGGCGGAAGATAATTCTTACAAGGCTAAAATTGGATACGTTCCGGAAAGCTGCGCCCTATATGAAAATCTGACAGGTTACGAATATCTCGAATTTATCGGCAATCTGCATCACCTCCCGGAAGAAGAAATTCATCAAAAAGCTGACAGGCTTTTGGAAGCTCTTGATCTGGGGGAGTCATCCCATAAATTAATTCGCGAATATTCGAAGGGGATGAAGCAAAAAATCTTAATTATTTCGGCGATGCTTCATGATCCGGATGTGATTATTCTCGATGAACCTTTTTCGGGACTCGATGCCAACGCTGTTTCAATATTCAAAGAAATTCTCCGCCATCAAGCCAGGCAAGGAAAGGCCCTGATATTTTGCTCGCATATACTTGAGGTTGTGGAGCGTCTGGTTGATAGAATTTTAATTGTCAAGGACGGCAAAGAGTTGGCCGCGGGAACGCCGGAAGAGATAATCAAGCAAACGGGGCATGAAAGCCTCGACCGAGCCTTCAACGTGTTAACGGGGATAAAAGATATTGATAGCCGAGCCAAAGACATTATGAACATCATATCCAATTCCAACGACAACCATGCAAAATAA
- a CDS encoding TonB-dependent receptor plug domain-containing protein: MNSSGGSGRITFSLLILWGIIFALSIDTIADESEEDSLAINQLTKDISSLPVRTLEDILLLQNGVVGVPSTGLNRDELHIRGARHTHFGYYLNGVPVRNELLGDLTATISPHVIGSMSLMTGGISAEYGNVNAGFVSIESPMGGETIGGMVESMSDNLGGGGYDRNWYTVSLNGPLTKSKNVRFWGLIERRFMADRSPSVMTEKFSPSGDKRLPNNWQNGWSYHGRIDYFPTSDIHVTATADIMQDEWQEYRPEFLLQPQHTPRYEDDNKSYSIKLSHCLNESTEYSVQGYRFVSERFCGDGVIYDDYASYYRTLDFMLNDTLRSVELANPYADIFLLFREGDTIFVGELYPDYSGTPVDTLLGFFPSYWEDFLRHKTTHTGLKGSFERHMNSWNTAKIGFEYNRYSVRYFNNLNATQDQESISTMHRINRYGYDVYGNEINELSYVNEMKKPLNLALYIENKIIIKNFYANLGIRTDYYDYNSYSMLDPERPFDPSGTDYHLLDEDDFYKTKSVTKISPRFMIGYSISEKLHPRFYYAIRYQRPEYGNLYLGLDFLWRRVLAGSYYPFVNPNLKSWKITERGLEITYYIRPEIMVKCLGYWNRFFNEIAYLHQAPAVPNVYDFVSNTDNSIHATSKGIDFSASIKVSWGFRINIGYSYSKLEGPKSFAKLTENVAWKNPASTPIQTILLDYDSRHNLNAIISLKTHNNEGLKIGNSQPFENSQLTVAIQYNSGTPYTPMLPYDAVGFTNIWIQPTDQMNSENKPSQYYIDMKLEKTFKLWDIEMTPFVLVKNLFSRENIVHVYSGTGEPNNTGYLSTDEGIERAEIDWIIDSSTGLTYGEEFVYRYNLKQRNPLNYGQPRIIYFGLRTSF; the protein is encoded by the coding sequence GTGAATTCGAGCGGGGGCTCTGGCAGAATAACATTTTCATTGTTAATCTTATGGGGAATTATTTTTGCGCTATCCATTGATACTATTGCTGACGAAAGTGAAGAAGACTCACTGGCGATTAATCAGTTAACAAAAGATATTTCATCTCTTCCGGTACGTACACTGGAGGATATTCTCCTTTTGCAGAACGGAGTTGTTGGCGTTCCTTCCACAGGATTGAATCGGGATGAACTTCATATTCGAGGGGCGCGGCATACTCATTTCGGGTATTATTTGAATGGCGTACCGGTTCGCAATGAGCTTTTGGGGGACCTTACCGCGACAATAAGTCCGCATGTGATCGGTTCAATGAGTCTGATGACGGGAGGAATATCGGCTGAATACGGCAACGTCAACGCCGGATTTGTCAGCATCGAATCTCCTATGGGCGGGGAGACTATAGGCGGCATGGTCGAATCAATGTCAGATAATTTGGGCGGAGGAGGATATGACCGCAACTGGTACACGGTTAGTTTGAACGGACCTCTTACAAAATCAAAAAATGTCAGGTTCTGGGGACTTATCGAACGGCGGTTTATGGCTGACCGCAGTCCTTCGGTGATGACCGAAAAATTCTCGCCGAGCGGAGATAAGCGTTTGCCCAATAATTGGCAGAATGGCTGGTCATATCATGGCCGCATTGATTATTTCCCGACATCGGATATTCACGTTACCGCGACTGCGGATATAATGCAGGATGAGTGGCAGGAATACCGGCCTGAGTTTTTGCTCCAACCTCAGCATACTCCCCGATACGAAGATGACAATAAGAGTTATTCGATAAAACTGTCGCATTGCCTGAATGAATCGACGGAATATTCGGTGCAGGGATATCGTTTTGTCAGCGAACGGTTTTGCGGCGATGGTGTGATATATGATGATTATGCGTCATATTATAGAACGTTAGATTTTATGCTGAACGATACGCTGCGATCTGTAGAATTGGCCAATCCTTATGCCGACATTTTTCTTCTTTTCAGGGAGGGCGATACAATATTCGTCGGTGAATTGTATCCCGATTATTCTGGTACTCCGGTAGATACATTGCTGGGATTTTTCCCCTCTTACTGGGAAGACTTTCTGCGCCATAAAACCACTCATACTGGGCTAAAAGGTTCCTTTGAACGGCATATGAATTCCTGGAATACAGCTAAGATTGGGTTTGAATATAATCGCTACTCGGTCCGGTATTTTAATAATTTAAATGCTACGCAAGATCAGGAATCAATATCAACTATGCATAGAATTAATCGCTACGGGTATGATGTTTATGGCAATGAAATTAATGAATTGAGTTATGTCAACGAAATGAAGAAACCTCTAAATCTAGCGCTATACATTGAAAATAAAATCATAATAAAAAACTTCTATGCCAACCTAGGGATTCGAACGGATTATTATGATTATAATTCGTACTCAATGCTAGATCCCGAAAGGCCCTTTGACCCAAGTGGCACCGACTATCATTTGTTGGACGAAGATGATTTTTATAAAACAAAAAGCGTAACAAAGATATCGCCTCGATTTATGATAGGATATTCCATATCTGAGAAATTGCATCCACGGTTCTATTATGCCATTCGGTATCAGCGACCGGAATATGGTAATTTATATTTGGGATTGGATTTTTTGTGGCGGAGAGTATTAGCGGGTTCATATTATCCATTTGTAAATCCAAATTTAAAATCGTGGAAGATTACTGAACGAGGGTTGGAGATTACATATTATATCAGACCCGAAATTATGGTAAAGTGTTTGGGATATTGGAATAGGTTTTTTAATGAAATTGCATATTTGCATCAAGCGCCAGCTGTACCCAATGTCTATGATTTTGTATCCAATACTGACAATTCAATTCATGCTACTTCAAAAGGAATTGATTTCTCTGCTTCTATAAAGGTGTCGTGGGGTTTTCGTATAAATATTGGCTATTCATATAGTAAATTGGAAGGGCCAAAATCTTTTGCCAAATTGACAGAAAATGTTGCTTGGAAAAATCCCGCGTCTACACCAATCCAAACAATTCTTCTTGATTATGATTCACGGCATAATTTAAATGCAATTATAAGCCTAAAAACCCATAATAATGAAGGTTTAAAAATTGGAAACTCACAGCCGTTTGAGAATTCTCAATTGACTGTAGCCATTCAGTACAATAGCGGGACTCCTTATACACCAATGTTACCGTACGATGCGGTGGGATTCACTAACATATGGATTCAACCAACCGATCAAATGAACTCTGAGAATAAACCCAGTCAATATTATATTGACATGAAACTGGAAAAAACATTCAAACTCTGGGATATTGAGATGACGCCGTTTGTGCTTGTGAAAAATCTCTTCAGTCGGGAAAACATCGTTCATGTCTATAGCGGAACCGGTGAGCCGAATAATACCGGGTATTTATCAACCGATGAGGGAATAGAACGGGCCGAAATAGACTGGATAATTGACTCATCTACGGGGCTTACTTATGGTGAAGAATTCGTTTATCGTTATAATCTGAAACAAAGAAATCCTTTAAATTACGGTCAGCCAAGGATTATATATTTTGGATTGAGAACTTCGTTTTAG
- a CDS encoding CBS domain-containing protein: MISKRAGEIMIPLENYPHIPYWFTLRQAVAELEKSELTHKDRTSLPRALLVFDEKYQLLGIVRRRDIFRGLEPKFLRTMAAPKRGQLFDVAIDPDLVDLSTGKVAKAMQEQAEQQVSEVMQPIVATVHFEDHLAKVIYKMVSHEMTMLPVLKDSNVVGVVRSVDVFHEIANILL; the protein is encoded by the coding sequence ATGATATCTAAACGCGCCGGGGAAATTATGATTCCCCTTGAAAATTACCCCCATATTCCCTACTGGTTCACACTCAGGCAGGCGGTTGCGGAACTGGAGAAATCCGAATTGACTCACAAAGACCGCACATCTCTTCCGCGGGCCCTGCTGGTATTTGACGAAAAATATCAATTACTCGGAATTGTCCGTCGGAGAGATATCTTTCGCGGTCTGGAACCGAAATTTTTGAGAACTATGGCCGCCCCTAAACGGGGCCAATTATTTGACGTCGCAATCGATCCCGACCTGGTCGATTTATCTACCGGCAAAGTGGCCAAAGCCATGCAGGAACAAGCTGAGCAGCAGGTCAGCGAAGTGATGCAGCCGATAGTGGCGACCGTTCATTTCGAGGATCACCTGGCCAAAGTAATTTACAAAATGGTCAGTCACGAAATGACGATGTTACCGGTTCTCAAAGATTCCAATGTGGTTGGTGTTGTCCGCAGCGTTGATGTATTTCACGAAATTGCGAATATTTTGTTGTAG